ATGCCAAGGCGCAGGATTACATAAGAGTAGGGCTTGAGTCTAGTTATAAACAGGTTCAAAGCCTGAAAATCGATAATACAGCTGTGTACATAAGCCTTTCCCGCGGAGGAAGCATAGTAAACCACGGGGAACTATATTCAAATTACGGTTTTTCATTAACGGTAGATAATCTCTATTATGCAGAAACGGATTATACATACGAAAGCTTCAATAAAGCTTTTGAACAGGCAGCGCTTATAGCAGGATTCAGCGGAAATGCCCTTTGTGCCTATAAAGACTCTTTATGGACTGTTTATATGGGAGGGTACCAAAGCGAGCAGGAGGCTTTAAGTGCCGTGAACTCAGGCCTTGCCAGAAAAGTAGTATACCCTTCGGGAAGCGGCGTAAGGCTTGAAGACGGAGACGGACCCATTGCTCTTTTTACAAAGGAAAACGGCTATGCTCTTTTAAGCACAGATAATACGGTTTTATTGGGAAATAAGGAATACAGAGGATATATAGAAGCAGGCAGATATACGGGAGGAGTTATTACAGCGGTAAATGTTATTGACGTTGAGGACTACCTTCGGTCTGTTGTTCCTTCGGAGATGCCAAGCTCATGGCCAATTGAAGCGTTGAAAGCCCAAACCGTCGCCGCCAGAAGCTACACCTATACGAGAATGGGTATCCATTCCGATTCGGGATATGATTTATGCGACGGAATTCATTGCCAAGTATATAACGGCTATAAAAACGAGACGGAAAGCACAAACAGAGCCGTTGACGAAACAGCAGGCCTTGTGGCTCTGTATCAAGGAGAGGTCATAAACGCTACCTTCTTTTCATCAAGCGGCGGAGCTACAGATAATTCTGAAAATGTATGGGCAAATAAGCTGGGTTATTTAAGGGCCGTAGCAGACCCTTACGACACCACGGGAAAAATATGGTCAAGAACATTTACACTAAATGAAATAGATGAGCTTCTAAGAGTCAATAATATGAATATAGGAAATGCAAAGACAGTTGCCATAACCGAAGTAAGCCCTTTAGGCAGAGTTCAGAAGCTTACCATTACAGGAAGCCTTGGCTCAAAAACCCTTGAAAAAGAAGATGTAAGAAATTTCTTTTCAAAAGCCTCGGGAGGCGCTCTTGAAAGCAGATATTTTACTATAGGGGATATGCCGATACAGACAGGATATTCAAGCAGCCTTCATATAATAGGAAAAGATTCAAATTCAAATCTTCTGAAAAATGAAATTTATGTAATAGATTCAAAGGGCGATACTTCAAAAGCTTCCAGTGATTTATATATAGAAGGCATAAACGGCAAAGAGAAATTTACGGAAGGCGCTTATGCCTCTTCCAATACAACAGCATCTACAGGAACGAGCTTCACCATAAACGGCAGAGGCTGGGGCCATGGTGTAGGCCTAAGCCAGCACGGAGCAAAGGGTATGGCTGAATCAGGCTTCACCTTTGAGGAAATACTGAAGCATTTCTATACAGATATAGAGATAAGATAAATTGCAGGCACATTAAGGAGAAAGAATGAATAAATCAGATTTTTATTATGACCTTCCGGAAAGCCTCATAGCCCAAAGCCCTTTGGAAGACAGAACAGCCTCAAGGCTCATGGTTATGGACCGCTTTACGGGAAAAACAGAGCATAAATATTTCAGAGATATAATAGATTATTTGCATGAAGGTGACTGTTTAGTCCTTAACGATACAAAGGTAATTCCTGCAAGGCTTATCGGCCACAGGGAAGATACGGGAACACAGGTTGAGCTTTTGCTTTTGAAAAGGCTTTCTGATGATTTATGGGAATGCCTTTCCTATCCGGGGAAAAAAGCAAGGCCTGGCCACAGAATGGTTTTCGGCGAGGGTCTCTTAAAATGCGAAGTTGAATCCGTAACGGAAGACGGCAACAGAATCGTCCGGTTTTTATATGACGGCATTTTTGAAGAAATTCTTGATACCCTTGGGGAAATGCCCTTACCGCCTTACATTACGGAAAAGCTTCAGGATAAAAACAGATACCAGACCGTATACGCAAAGCATGAAGGCTCCGCTGCTGCCCCTACAGCAGGGCTTCATTTTACCCAGGAGCTTCTTCAAAAAATTAAGGAAAAGGGAATTCATATTGCAAAGGTAACTTTACACGTAGGTCTTGGAACTTTTAGGCCCGTCAAGGTAGACGACATAGATCATCATAAAATGCATTCGGAATACTGCATTATAGAAAAGGATCAGGCAGCGCTTATTAATAAAACAAAAGATGCAGGCAAAAGAGTCATTGCCGTAGGAACCACCAGCTGCCGGACCCTTGAATCCTTTGCCAAGGGCAATCGGATTGATTATGGGCAAAAAAATACAGATATTTTCATCTTTCCGGGATATGAATTTAAAATAATCGATGCTTTAATAACGAATTTTCATCTTCCCGAATCGACCCTTATTATGCTCATATCTGCTTTTTCCTCAAGAGAAGGGGTTTTATCGGCATATGAAGAAGCCGTTAAGGAAAAATACAGGTTTTTTAGCTTTGGGGATGCGATGTTTATTAAGTAATATAGTAGATTTAAAGTGAAACAGTAACAAAGCCGTATATTACTTGAATTCATATGAAACAGCAGCATTGTCAATTTGCTTTTTTCTTATTTTATGTTCCCTAAAGCCAAATGCTTATAGAGGTATAAAAGCAAACTGACTATACAAGGGTTCCAAAATGCGTTTTAGATCAAATATGATAAATCGCCTTTGTGAAACTGCCTTTATTTGATTTTATATATGAAAGCCCTGTGTCTGTTGCGGCATAAAGGCAATTTCACTATGTTTCCTGCGGAAATCCGTGTTTTTATACTAAGTGAACGTTTTTATCGTTATCAACTTTTTTGTTTGGTAACGCTCAATCCGCAGTGAATCGGTTTTTGTTACTATATTGAAATAGTACCTTATAAGGAAAGGAACAGTATGGATTTATTTGATTACCAAAGACAGAAGCATTTAAAGAAGGAAGCCCCTCTTGCTGCCAGAATGCGTCCCAGAACCTTGGAAGAATTCGTAGGCCAGGAGCATATTGTGGGGAAAAATACTCTTCTTTATAGGGCTATTAAAGCCGATAAGCTTCGAAGCATTATTTTCTATGGGCCCCCGGGAACGGGAAAAACCACCCTTGCAAAAATTATAGCTAATACCACAGAAAGCAATTTTACCCAGATAAATGCAACCACCGCAGGCATAAAGGATATAAAAGAAAATATAGAAGAAGCTAAAAGTACCATTGCCTTAAGCGGAAAAAGGACGATTTTATTCGTAGACGAGATACACCGGTTTAATAAGACCCAGCAGGATACGCTTCTTCCCTATGTTGAGGACGGAACGGTTATTTTAATCGGAGCCACTACGGAAAATCCCTATTTTGAAGTCAATAAAGCGCTGATTTCCCGCTCTATTATTTTTCAGCTTAAGCATCTTTCAAAGGAAGATATCAAAAAGCTTTTGTCTGCCGCCATTCAGGATAAGGAAAGAGGCCTTGGAAATTATAATATGCAGATTTCCGAGGAGGCCCTTGATTTTCTTTCAGACAGTGCAAACGGGGACGCGAGAACCGCTTTGAACGCCATAGAGCTTGCCGCCCTGACGACGGAAGCAGATGAAAACGGCGTAATCAATATCAGTATTTCAGATGCGGAAGAGTGCATTCAGAAAAGAGCCCTAAATTACGATAAAACAGGCGACAGCCATTACGATACCATTTCCGCTTTTATAAAAAGCATGAGAGGTTCAGACCCGGATGCTGCCCTTTATTATCTTGCCAGAATGCTTTACGCAGGAGAAGACCCTAAATTTATCGCAAGAAGAATCGTCATATGTGCTTCAGAAGACGTAGGAAATGCCGACCCCCACGCCCTTTTAGTCGCTGTGGCAGCGGCAGAAGCGGTTAATTTTATAGGCCTTCCCGAAGGAAGGATTATTCTTTCTCAGGCGGTAACTTATGTAGCCTGTGCGCCTAAAAGCAATGCTGCCGTAATCAGTATATCAGAGGCAATGAAGGATGTTTCCCAGATACAGATATCCGGTATCCCCAACCATTTAAAAGATGCTCATTATAAAGGAGCCAAGGAATTCGGCCACGGCATCGATTACAAATATGCCCATGACTATAAAGGAAATTACGTTCCCCAGCAGTACCTGCCAGACGAGCTCGCAGGGAGAATTTATTATAATCCAAGCGATAACGGTGTAGAAAAGAAAATAAAAGAATCTCTTATAAAATTGAGAGGAAGAGAGCGGAATGAATAATTATAAGCTTGTTTTAGCCTATGACGGAAGCCGGTATAACGGCTTTCAGGCCCAGAAGAATTCAGAGAACACCATTCAGCAGGCAATAGAATTAAGGCTTAATGAGATTTTTTCAAAGGATATAAAAATCGTTGCTTCTGGAAGAACAGATGCAGGGGTTCATGCGGAAAATCAGGTGATTAATTTTAAAATAGACGAAGAAATTGACTTAAGCAGTTTTCTTGCACTGATAAATAAAAAGCTTCCCGGGAGTATCAGCGTAAAGGAAATTAATAAAATGCCGGAGGATTTTCACGCAAGATTTGACGCTAAAAGTAAAATCTATGAATACCGCATCTTAAACGCTCCATATCCCAATCCCTTTTTAAGAAAGTATGCTTACTTTTATCCCGAAACCCTTGATATAAAGGAAATGGAAAAGGCCTCAAGGCTTTTTACAGGTATTCATGATTTTAGGGCATTTTCTTCCGGCTCCGGCAAAAAATCCACCACAAGAGAAATCTATTCCATAAAAATAGAAAGAGACAAAGATTTAGTTAAAATCATATATCACGGAAACGGTTTTCTATATAATATGGTAAGAATCATTACGGGAACCCTTATTCAAATAAGCGAGAAAACCCTTTCGGAAGAGGATATTTTAAGGGCTTTTCAAAGAAATGAAAGAGGGATTGCAGGATTTACCGCTCCTCCTCAGGGATTATTTCTTCAAGAAGTGATTTATAGTAAAATGATTTAATTACAGTAACAACACCGTATATTCCTTGAATTCACATGAAATAGCGGCGCTATCTTAAGGATTTTCCACGAAAAAGTCATGAGTTTATGGCAAAATACACGAAAGTTTTGATTTTACAAATAAGCCCTAAGCGAATTTGGAAAAGGATACAGGCATAAGGCCGTAAATCTTTTTAAGTGGGGGTTTTCCTATTATTATCAAGCTTGTTTTTTGTTTGGTAAAGATGAATCCCTAGTGAATCGCTTTTTGTTACTACCTTGAAACAGTTTTACTTTATTAAGCATTTTTAGGCGGTGTTTTATGAATCGATTAAGCAGAATCCTTCTTTTTATAGTCTCTCTTATAGGAATGCTTACTTCTTTTGCGGCATTTTTTATTCTTGTGCCTTTGGGAGAAATCACTGTATTTCTAGGGGAGATATATGAAAAAGTTCCTGAATTGAATTATTATTTCGCAGGGTTTACGGCATTGATATTTATGGGGTTTCTATGTATCTTTGTCCTGGCATTTGCCTATCCTAGGAAAACAGGCTTTATTATATATAAAAAATCTACCGGTGAAATAAAAATATCAAAAAACGCTGTTAATTCCATGATTTTAAGCTCCTTTTCTCATTTAATCAATGCCGATAATATACGGCTTAAGGTAATATACAGAAAAAACACCATAAAACACATTAAAATAACCGTATACAATAGATTTCTCGAAAAAATACCTACGCTTTCAGGGGACATTCAGAACAGCGTGAAAGAAGCCGTAGAAAAGATAATGGAAATTCCTTCAGGAAATGTTGAAATATTAATATCTCATAAGGAATTACGCCGAAGAAAAGAAAAACGGGTGGTTTAGGGAGATGATGATATGGATTTTTTAAATTTGTTAAAGCCCTATGGAGGCAGAATATTATGGTCGGGCGCAGGCCTTTTGACCGCCCTTCTTTTTTTGAACATAGGTTTTTTAAAAACCCTTGTGATACTAATATGCTTTGCCTTAGGCTATGTTATAGGGCTTCAGGCAGACGGGAAGATAGATTTAAAGCCTAAAATAAAGACCATTTTTAATTGGCTTAAAAAATAACTAAGGAGGATTATATGGAAGAAGACGTACTGGAGAAAAAAAGTCCCTTGACGTATGAAGACAGGGTGATTCGGAAAATCGCAAGCATTGCCGCAAATAATATTGAAGGTATCATTGCCATGAGCGGAAGCCTGTTAAGCGGGATAACAGATAAAATAATGAATTCCGATTCAAGAGAAAAAGGCATCGCCGTTGAAGTAGGGCAGAAGCAGGTTGCCGTAGATTTAAAGGTAATATGCGAATATGGAGTAAGCATTCCCGAAGTTTATGAAAAGACAGTTTCCAAAATAACGGAGGATATAAAAACCATGACCGGTCTTGAGGTTGTAGAGATTAATATGCATGTTGACGATATCATGACAAAAGAAGAATATGAACGTCAGCTTAAGCAGAAGGACACAGGCGGTTCTGCTGGGCCGAGAGTTGATTAATTATAGATTTTAGTAATTATGAAAGGGTACTAATTTAGAGAACAGGGGAGGTTTATTCAAGGATGCCCCGTGCGCTCAGATAGTGACGATTTGGATTGCAAAGCAATCCGGATTTCATTTTTTACAGACAGAATATTATATATTTGCAGTTCAGCTTACGGAAAATAATGGTTTTTCCAATCTGTTTTCCTTGCTTTTCTGCAAAGTCAAAATTACAAGGAGTATGTCATAATGAAGAAATTACATAAGGCTATTTTATACATTGTTCTTTCTGCCTTGAGCTTTGCCCTTATGAATGTTTTTGTAAAGCTTTCCGGCGATTTTCCGTCATTTCAAAAGGTATTTATCAGAAGCTTGGTTGTTCTTTTTTTCTCAACTATAGTGCTTTTGAAAAATAAAGAAAGACCCTTTCCCAAAAAGGAAAACGCCATGGATATGTTTTGGAGAAGCTTTGCAGGCTGTGTTTCAATGATTTGCAATTATTATGCAGTAGACCATCTTATTTTGTCAGATGCCACAATGATTTCTAAAATAGCCCCATTTTGTACAATTATCTTTTCTTTTCTTATTCTGAAAGAGTCGGTAAAGGTTTATCAAATTATATGTATCTTAATCGGCTTTGCAGGTACAGCTTTTATAGTTAAGCCCGCCCTGAACAGCACCATTATACCTGCCTTCGTAGGGGTATTGGGAGCGGTTCTTGCAGGTGTCGCTTATACGTTTGTAAGAAAACTTGGCAATAAAGGGGAAGAAAACGGAACAATTGTATTTTCCTTTGCGCTGTTTTCCGCTCTTTTTAATATCCCTTTTCTTGTAACAGGATATGAGCATGTTGATTTATATAATCTTTTTATTCTTATAATAAGCGGATTTTTTGCTTTTCTTGGTCAGATGTTTGTTACGGGGGCATATAGCCTTGCGCCGGCAAGAGATATCAGCATATTTGACTTTTCACAGCTTATTTTTGCGGCCATTACAGGCTATTTTATATTTTCGGAAAAGCCGGATTTATATAGCTTTCTCGGGTATATGGTAATCCTGGGAACCTCTTTCTATCTTTTTAAAAAGAATAAAGCCGAAGCCCAAAAGGAACAAACCGAACCGGCGGCGTAAAATAAAACAGTAAAGTTCTTAGGGCGTGAAGTCCAAACAAAAGTCTATTTTGTCATAAAAGCGTGACTTCATCATCGGAAATACTCGAAATAGCCCTGCTATTTCTGCGTTTTTCTTCTCAGAATTTTTGCTTCGCAAAAATCACGCTGCGCGTGACCGGACTTCTTTCCGGTTCCATTCGAATTCACATTTTTTTGCAAACAATACTTTTTCAGCTTTAAAGCTTAAAAATGTATTTCTGCTGTAAAATAATAAATAAACTTTTGTTTATTTATTATTCTTAGCGGTTTGACTATTTTCAGACACTGCCTAATTTAAAATATAAAAAAGCTTATTAAAATAAAAATAGGCTTTTTTTATTTATGTATTTATTTTATTATAACGCTCCACTTTACAACAGTATACCGATAAAGGCAATTTTGAGAGTATTATAAATTAGCTAAAAAATCTTAAGTCAGTTTACTGTAAATATTTAGAAAAACTTATTTATAGCAGAGTGGCGATTTGGATTCTAAGACAATTTCAATTTCATTCTTTGGTGATTCGGCTTTTGCCTTTCTTTATAAAAAATTCACTATAACTTTAAAATAAAAGCGTATTTTACAATTCAATAAGTTTTAGAAATATTAAAGTATAAATATACAGGATATTTTGTATTAAACCTTTGTCATTTATTGCCGATAGATATGTATATTGCGAAAAAAATAGCCATAAAAGCAGTCGAAGAAATGCTTTAGACTGTATACACTAGGAGGTTTTTTTATTGTCGAAACATAAAAGTACGGCATTTATCGGATTATTTTTAGGGATATCCTTAATTGTCGGCTCAATAATAGTTACGGGAGAGCCTGTTTTATTTTGGAATCTTCCTTCTGCCTTTATAATTTTTGGCGGTACAATAGGCTCTACAATAGCTGCATTCCCGCCTCAAAGGCTAAAAACCATGGGTAAGGTCATTAAAAAAGCCTTTGCAAAAGAAGAATATGATTTAAAACAAGATATACTTACGCTTGTTAAGCTGTCTGAAATATCCCGAAGAAGCGGATTATTAGCCCTTGAAGATTATATCGATCAGATTACCAGTGATGAATTTTTGAAAAAAGGGTTGCGTAATATAGTTGACGGAGCAGATGAAGAGCAGCTTCGGAATTTACTGGAAGGTTCGACTTATTTTATGAAGCAAAGGCATCAAAAGGGAGCGGCAATGCTTGATATGATAGCTGCCACTGCGCCTGCTTTAGGGCTTCTTGGAACTTATGTAGGCCTTATCCCCATGCTTAATAACTTAGACGACCCGACTTCACTGGGCCCTATGATGGCCTTAGAGCTTGTTTCATCTTTTTATG
This is a stretch of genomic DNA from Anaeropeptidivorans aminofermentans. It encodes these proteins:
- a CDS encoding SpoIID/LytB domain-containing protein, producing MKRLLNLGITIVAVALSLSLSPLKAYAKAQDYIRVGLESSYKQVQSLKIDNTAVYISLSRGGSIVNHGELYSNYGFSLTVDNLYYAETDYTYESFNKAFEQAALIAGFSGNALCAYKDSLWTVYMGGYQSEQEALSAVNSGLARKVVYPSGSGVRLEDGDGPIALFTKENGYALLSTDNTVLLGNKEYRGYIEAGRYTGGVITAVNVIDVEDYLRSVVPSEMPSSWPIEALKAQTVAARSYTYTRMGIHSDSGYDLCDGIHCQVYNGYKNETESTNRAVDETAGLVALYQGEVINATFFSSSGGATDNSENVWANKLGYLRAVADPYDTTGKIWSRTFTLNEIDELLRVNNMNIGNAKTVAITEVSPLGRVQKLTITGSLGSKTLEKEDVRNFFSKASGGALESRYFTIGDMPIQTGYSSSLHIIGKDSNSNLLKNEIYVIDSKGDTSKASSDLYIEGINGKEKFTEGAYASSNTTASTGTSFTINGRGWGHGVGLSQHGAKGMAESGFTFEEILKHFYTDIEIR
- the queA gene encoding tRNA preQ1(34) S-adenosylmethionine ribosyltransferase-isomerase QueA codes for the protein MNKSDFYYDLPESLIAQSPLEDRTASRLMVMDRFTGKTEHKYFRDIIDYLHEGDCLVLNDTKVIPARLIGHREDTGTQVELLLLKRLSDDLWECLSYPGKKARPGHRMVFGEGLLKCEVESVTEDGNRIVRFLYDGIFEEILDTLGEMPLPPYITEKLQDKNRYQTVYAKHEGSAAAPTAGLHFTQELLQKIKEKGIHIAKVTLHVGLGTFRPVKVDDIDHHKMHSEYCIIEKDQAALINKTKDAGKRVIAVGTTSCRTLESFAKGNRIDYGQKNTDIFIFPGYEFKIIDALITNFHLPESTLIMLISAFSSREGVLSAYEEAVKEKYRFFSFGDAMFIK
- a CDS encoding AAA family ATPase, which translates into the protein MDLFDYQRQKHLKKEAPLAARMRPRTLEEFVGQEHIVGKNTLLYRAIKADKLRSIIFYGPPGTGKTTLAKIIANTTESNFTQINATTAGIKDIKENIEEAKSTIALSGKRTILFVDEIHRFNKTQQDTLLPYVEDGTVILIGATTENPYFEVNKALISRSIIFQLKHLSKEDIKKLLSAAIQDKERGLGNYNMQISEEALDFLSDSANGDARTALNAIELAALTTEADENGVINISISDAEECIQKRALNYDKTGDSHYDTISAFIKSMRGSDPDAALYYLARMLYAGEDPKFIARRIVICASEDVGNADPHALLVAVAAAEAVNFIGLPEGRIILSQAVTYVACAPKSNAAVISISEAMKDVSQIQISGIPNHLKDAHYKGAKEFGHGIDYKYAHDYKGNYVPQQYLPDELAGRIYYNPSDNGVEKKIKESLIKLRGRERNE
- the truA gene encoding tRNA pseudouridine(38-40) synthase TruA, coding for MNNYKLVLAYDGSRYNGFQAQKNSENTIQQAIELRLNEIFSKDIKIVASGRTDAGVHAENQVINFKIDEEIDLSSFLALINKKLPGSISVKEINKMPEDFHARFDAKSKIYEYRILNAPYPNPFLRKYAYFYPETLDIKEMEKASRLFTGIHDFRAFSSGSGKKSTTREIYSIKIERDKDLVKIIYHGNGFLYNMVRIITGTLIQISEKTLSEEDILRAFQRNERGIAGFTAPPQGLFLQEVIYSKMI
- the amaP gene encoding alkaline shock response membrane anchor protein AmaP, whose product is MNRLSRILLFIVSLIGMLTSFAAFFILVPLGEITVFLGEIYEKVPELNYYFAGFTALIFMGFLCIFVLAFAYPRKTGFIIYKKSTGEIKISKNAVNSMILSSFSHLINADNIRLKVIYRKNTIKHIKITVYNRFLEKIPTLSGDIQNSVKEAVEKIMEIPSGNVEILISHKELRRRKEKRVV
- a CDS encoding DUF2273 domain-containing protein → MDFLNLLKPYGGRILWSGAGLLTALLFLNIGFLKTLVILICFALGYVIGLQADGKIDLKPKIKTIFNWLKK
- a CDS encoding Asp23/Gls24 family envelope stress response protein, encoding MEEDVLEKKSPLTYEDRVIRKIASIAANNIEGIIAMSGSLLSGITDKIMNSDSREKGIAVEVGQKQVAVDLKVICEYGVSIPEVYEKTVSKITEDIKTMTGLEVVEINMHVDDIMTKEEYERQLKQKDTGGSAGPRVD
- a CDS encoding DMT family transporter, giving the protein MKKLHKAILYIVLSALSFALMNVFVKLSGDFPSFQKVFIRSLVVLFFSTIVLLKNKERPFPKKENAMDMFWRSFAGCVSMICNYYAVDHLILSDATMISKIAPFCTIIFSFLILKESVKVYQIICILIGFAGTAFIVKPALNSTIIPAFVGVLGAVLAGVAYTFVRKLGNKGEENGTIVFSFALFSALFNIPFLVTGYEHVDLYNLFILIISGFFAFLGQMFVTGAYSLAPARDISIFDFSQLIFAAITGYFIFSEKPDLYSFLGYMVILGTSFYLFKKNKAEAQKEQTEPAA
- a CDS encoding motility protein A, translating into MSKHKSTAFIGLFLGISLIVGSIIVTGEPVLFWNLPSAFIIFGGTIGSTIAAFPPQRLKTMGKVIKKAFAKEEYDLKQDILTLVKLSEISRRSGLLALEDYIDQITSDEFLKKGLRNIVDGADEEQLRNLLEGSTYFMKQRHQKGAAMLDMIAATAPALGLLGTYVGLIPMLNNLDDPTSLGPMMALELVSSFYGAFIAYVIFSPLAKRLKFMSREEESRRELLVEGLVSIQQGKNPRLLKEELAAFANIDLDAVVKKGAKSKKVQSFKTKEATTQS